A single region of the Phycisphaerae bacterium RAS1 genome encodes:
- the gatA gene encoding Glutamyl-tRNA(Gln) amidotransferase subunit A: MMKVAPVKSAASLAADVAGGRVRAVEVCRAALARIADANPRLNAFLDVPADSALQAAAAIDAAVDAGRPVGALAGVPVAIKDTIATLSGRTTCGSKFLANYHSPFEATAVARIRAAGGIVIGKTNCDEFAMGSSTENSGFGPARNPWNPECVPGGSSGGSAAAVAAGLAPVALGSDTGGSVRQPASLCGVVGLKPTYGRVSRYGLVAYGSSLDQIGPMAGCVEDTALMLSVIAGNDPHDATSASEPVPNYRAMLADAGVTKRIGDLRIGLPREYFGDGLDGEVRAAVEAAVGVLRGRGATVVELSMPHSAYVIAVYYLIATAEASSNLARFDGVHYGRRTPRPRDVLDLYSSSRDEGFGPEVKRRILLGTFALSAGYYDAYYDKALRARALIKQDFDRAFGAVDVLACPTAPTAAFRLGEKTADPLQMYLADIYTTAANLAGVPAISVPCGFSSAGLPIGIQLLGPHFSEGVLLQAARAYEREATESAARRR, encoded by the coding sequence ATGATGAAGGTCGCTCCCGTCAAATCCGCCGCTTCGCTGGCTGCCGACGTCGCCGGCGGGCGCGTTCGCGCAGTGGAAGTCTGCCGCGCGGCGCTGGCCCGCATCGCCGACGCCAATCCCCGGCTGAACGCATTTCTCGATGTGCCGGCGGACTCGGCGCTTCAGGCCGCGGCGGCGATCGACGCCGCCGTTGATGCCGGCCGTCCGGTCGGCGCCCTCGCCGGCGTGCCGGTTGCGATCAAGGACACCATCGCCACCCTCTCAGGCCGGACGACCTGCGGATCGAAGTTCCTCGCGAACTATCACTCGCCCTTCGAAGCGACGGCCGTGGCGCGAATCCGCGCCGCAGGCGGAATCGTCATCGGCAAGACGAATTGCGACGAGTTCGCGATGGGCTCATCCACCGAAAACAGCGGCTTCGGCCCGGCCCGCAACCCGTGGAACCCGGAATGCGTCCCGGGCGGATCGTCGGGCGGATCGGCGGCCGCCGTCGCCGCGGGTCTCGCGCCCGTGGCGCTCGGTTCGGACACGGGCGGTTCGGTGCGCCAGCCGGCGTCGCTCTGCGGCGTGGTGGGGCTGAAGCCGACGTACGGGCGCGTCTCGCGCTACGGGCTGGTCGCTTACGGCTCCAGTCTGGATCAGATCGGCCCGATGGCCGGCTGCGTCGAGGACACGGCCCTGATGCTCTCGGTGATCGCGGGCAACGACCCGCACGACGCCACCAGCGCGTCCGAACCGGTGCCGAACTATCGCGCGATGCTGGCGGATGCTGGCGTTACGAAGCGAATCGGCGACCTGCGCATCGGACTGCCGCGTGAGTACTTCGGCGACGGGCTGGATGGCGAGGTTCGGGCCGCGGTCGAGGCGGCGGTCGGGGTGCTGCGTGGACGGGGGGCCACAGTCGTCGAGCTCTCGATGCCCCATTCGGCTTACGTCATTGCGGTGTATTACCTGATCGCGACGGCCGAGGCTTCCAGCAATCTGGCGCGCTTCGACGGCGTGCACTATGGCCGGCGCACGCCCCGTCCGCGCGACGTGCTCGATCTGTACAGCTCCTCGCGCGACGAGGGCTTCGGTCCGGAGGTGAAACGCAGAATTCTGCTGGGCACGTTCGCCCTGTCGGCCGGCTACTACGATGCGTACTACGACAAGGCGCTGCGGGCCCGTGCGCTGATCAAGCAGGATTTCGACCGTGCTTTCGGCGCGGTTGACGTGCTGGCCTGTCCCACGGCGCCCACCGCGGCCTTTCGCCTGGGCGAAAAAACCGCCGACCCGCTGCAGATGTACCTGGCGGATATCTACACCACCGCCGCCAACCTCGCGGGCGTGCCGGCGATCAGCGTGCCGTGCGGATTCTCGTCGGCCGGTTTGCCGATCGGCATACAGTTGCTGGGGCCGCATTTCTCGGAGGGAGTGCTGTTGCAGGCCGCGCGCGCGTATGAGCGCGAGGCTACGGAGTCGGCGGCTCGCCGGCGATGA
- a CDS encoding von Willebrand factor type A domain protein, which translates to MNGVTFDDLRWLNLLWAALLALLVGIYGAWQRRRALRLFSTLNLLPKLAPAGGWLRPLVRLALAAICLLCLTGAIIGPRWGQAEQLVVRRNIDVMVLLDVSRSMLARDIAPNRLERAKLSIRDDLLPALGGDRVGLIAFAGAATLTCPLTDDYGFLRLVLDELSTTSVPRGGTLIGDAIRKASECFPKSLDSHKVVLLITDGEDHESYPIDAAKAIWKDQGVPIVAVALGDEREGARIPVESPRGEKYLEHEGQTVWSKANFDDLRSIAAVSDLNAFIPVGTRNFDLGDIYKQRIVPLIKHKEMSEKKQVLSPSQYHLFAVAALAALLLDSFLRDGPRRSPARLAMRNERGLAA; encoded by the coding sequence GTGAACGGCGTGACGTTTGACGATCTCCGCTGGCTGAACCTGCTCTGGGCCGCGCTACTCGCGCTGCTCGTGGGCATCTACGGCGCGTGGCAGCGGCGCCGCGCGCTGCGGCTCTTCTCGACGCTGAACCTGCTGCCGAAGCTGGCGCCCGCCGGCGGCTGGCTGCGGCCGCTGGTGCGGCTGGCGCTGGCGGCGATCTGCCTGCTCTGCCTGACCGGGGCGATCATCGGCCCGCGTTGGGGGCAGGCCGAGCAGCTCGTCGTCCGCCGCAATATCGACGTCATGGTCCTGCTCGACGTGTCGCGCTCGATGCTGGCCCGCGACATCGCCCCCAATCGCCTGGAGCGCGCCAAGCTCTCGATCCGCGACGACCTGCTGCCCGCGCTCGGCGGCGACCGCGTCGGCCTGATCGCCTTCGCCGGCGCCGCGACGCTCACCTGCCCGCTGACGGATGACTACGGCTTCCTGCGGCTCGTGCTCGACGAACTGAGCACCACCAGCGTGCCGCGCGGCGGGACACTCATCGGCGACGCGATCCGCAAGGCGTCCGAATGCTTCCCCAAGTCGCTCGACAGCCACAAGGTGGTTCTGCTCATCACCGACGGCGAGGACCACGAGAGTTACCCGATCGACGCCGCCAAGGCGATCTGGAAGGACCAGGGCGTGCCGATCGTGGCGGTGGCGCTGGGCGATGAGCGCGAGGGGGCGCGCATCCCGGTCGAGTCGCCGCGCGGCGAGAAATACCTGGAGCATGAGGGGCAGACAGTCTGGTCGAAGGCGAATTTCGACGACCTGCGCTCCATTGCGGCGGTCTCGGACCTGAACGCGTTTATCCCGGTCGGCACGCGAAATTTCGATCTGGGCGACATTTACAAGCAGCGGATTGTGCCGCTCATCAAGCACAAGGAAATGAGCGAGAAAAAGCAGGTGCTCTCGCCGTCGCAGTATCACCTCTTTGCGGTCGCGGCGCTGGCGGCGCTGCTGCTCGACAGCTTTCTGCGCGACGGCCCGCGACGCAGCCCGGCGCGGCTGGCGATGCGAAATGAAAGGGGGCTGGCGGCGTGA
- a CDS encoding photosystem I assembly protein Ycf3 encodes MSRLAFAWRVWSPWLVLLIIGAAGGASAAESPRELSKRGNDEFAAGRFKEALESYNKAAELAEKSGAASAELLHNRAAAHFKLGETAEARELWVKALALRDAAYEARCRYNLGNCDYAEALAAAQGGDAKKALEHLGRAADQYRDAIKLDAGFSNARANLELTQQLKTMIEQQAQTQPSSQSTQGDKNQKGESQPSSQDPPQQGEGDQQQSQDQQSSSQPSSQQQGEQSEEQDQEQGQQESQSQPSDEPKEPPKPDAEQSQGPDSQPAESQPAQARQAQSQPAAKEEDQQDSDQAKQPLRMSKQEAERLLQMVRDLEKKRREAIQRRERAKQKPVDKDW; translated from the coding sequence GTGAGCAGGCTTGCGTTTGCTTGGCGCGTCTGGTCGCCGTGGCTTGTGCTGCTCATCATCGGCGCCGCAGGGGGCGCTTCGGCTGCCGAGTCGCCGCGCGAGCTGAGCAAACGGGGCAACGATGAATTCGCGGCCGGCCGATTCAAGGAGGCGCTGGAGAGCTACAACAAGGCCGCGGAACTGGCGGAGAAGAGCGGGGCCGCGTCGGCCGAGTTGCTGCACAACCGCGCCGCGGCGCATTTCAAGCTGGGCGAAACGGCCGAAGCCCGCGAGTTGTGGGTGAAGGCGCTGGCGCTGCGCGACGCAGCTTACGAAGCCCGTTGCCGCTACAACCTGGGCAACTGCGACTACGCCGAGGCGCTCGCCGCGGCCCAGGGCGGCGACGCGAAAAAGGCGTTGGAGCACCTGGGTCGGGCGGCGGATCAGTATCGCGACGCGATCAAGCTCGACGCCGGCTTCAGCAACGCGCGCGCCAACCTGGAGCTTACTCAGCAGCTCAAAACCATGATCGAGCAGCAGGCTCAGACGCAGCCCAGCTCGCAGTCCACGCAAGGCGACAAGAATCAGAAGGGCGAGAGCCAGCCCAGCAGCCAGGACCCACCGCAGCAGGGTGAGGGCGATCAGCAGCAATCGCAGGACCAGCAGTCGTCCAGTCAGCCGAGTTCTCAACAGCAGGGCGAGCAGTCGGAAGAACAGGACCAGGAGCAGGGTCAGCAGGAATCCCAGTCGCAGCCCTCCGATGAGCCGAAAGAACCACCCAAGCCCGACGCTGAGCAATCCCAGGGGCCCGACTCACAGCCCGCCGAATCCCAACCCGCGCAGGCGCGGCAAGCCCAGTCGCAACCGGCGGCGAAAGAAGAGGACCAGCAGGATTCCGACCAGGCAAAGCAACCGCTGCGCATGAGCAAACAGGAAGCCGAGCGGCTCTTGCAAATGGTTCGCGACCTGGAGAAGAAGCGCCGCGAAGCGATTCAGAGACGTGAGCGCGCCAAGCAGAAGCCGGTCGACAAGGACTGGTGA
- a CDS encoding nucleoside triphosphate pyrophosphohydrolase, translating into MGRQPTTDWTEARAIVRNGRGEMLIVKLNSDEDAAWEFPGGRLRGSESPESALRRELRETLLLELNIELGQPPFIYNFGGKSVTYRYYFCTVRAGDVKTAQVAEARWVLPQQLRDYVFEPPVQQVVDWILEAPDAI; encoded by the coding sequence ATGGGTCGTCAACCAACCACCGATTGGACCGAGGCGCGGGCCATCGTCCGCAATGGCCGCGGCGAGATGCTGATCGTCAAGCTGAACAGCGACGAGGACGCGGCGTGGGAGTTTCCCGGCGGGCGGCTGCGCGGCAGTGAATCGCCCGAGTCGGCCCTGCGGCGCGAGCTGCGCGAGACGCTGCTCCTGGAGCTGAACATCGAGCTGGGCCAGCCGCCGTTCATTTACAACTTCGGCGGCAAATCGGTGACGTATCGCTACTACTTCTGCACGGTGCGGGCCGGCGACGTGAAGACGGCTCAGGTGGCGGAGGCGCGCTGGGTGCTTCCGCAACAACTGCGGGATTACGTGTTTGAGCCGCCGGTGCAACAGGTGGTGGACTGGATTCTCGAAGCGCCGGATGCGATTTGA
- the rfbB gene encoding dTDP-glucose 4,6-dehydratase, whose protein sequence is MRVLITGASGQIGTNVGLALMQRGDGVQGIDIRPNTWTDRIPAIVRDLREFRDGKLPVEGKFDVVLHLAAHAKVFELVEHPDRAMDNITMAFSVLEYCRRTSTPLIFGSSREVYGDIHRHITEESAADFVVAESPYSASKIAAEALIYSYAECYSLPYLVFRFSNVYGRYDSDEQRMERVIPLFIKRIAEERPIVVFGREKVLDFTFVDDCVAGVLLGIDALAAGRVARQTVNVAYGQGSTLVDLVNLIGLALRKEPRVTYEPARPGEVTRYVADIGKARKLLGYDPQTPLTAGVPKAIRWQREIGLLKNG, encoded by the coding sequence ATGCGCGTCCTGATAACCGGAGCCAGCGGACAGATCGGCACCAACGTCGGGCTGGCCCTGATGCAGCGCGGCGATGGCGTGCAGGGGATCGACATCCGGCCCAACACCTGGACGGACCGCATCCCCGCGATCGTCCGCGACCTGCGCGAGTTTCGCGATGGAAAGCTGCCGGTCGAGGGCAAGTTCGATGTCGTGCTGCACCTGGCGGCGCACGCCAAGGTCTTTGAGCTGGTCGAGCACCCCGACCGGGCCATGGACAACATCACCATGGCCTTCAGCGTCCTGGAGTACTGCCGCCGCACGAGCACGCCCCTGATCTTCGGCAGCTCGCGCGAGGTGTACGGCGACATCCATCGGCACATCACCGAGGAATCCGCCGCCGATTTCGTCGTCGCCGAAAGCCCGTATAGCGCCTCCAAGATCGCCGCCGAGGCGCTGATCTACTCGTACGCTGAGTGCTATTCGCTGCCCTATCTGGTGTTTCGCTTCAGCAACGTCTACGGGCGCTACGACAGTGATGAGCAGCGCATGGAGCGCGTGATTCCGCTGTTCATTAAGCGCATCGCGGAGGAGCGCCCAATCGTCGTCTTCGGGCGCGAAAAGGTTCTGGATTTCACGTTCGTCGACGACTGCGTCGCGGGCGTCCTGCTGGGAATCGACGCGCTGGCCGCCGGGCGCGTCGCGCGGCAGACGGTCAACGTCGCGTATGGCCAGGGCTCGACCCTGGTGGACCTGGTGAACCTGATCGGCCTGGCGCTGCGAAAAGAGCCGCGCGTCACGTACGAGCCGGCCCGGCCGGGCGAGGTGACGCGCTACGTGGCTGACATCGGAAAGGCGCGCAAGCTCCTGGGCTACGACCCGCAAACGCCCCTGACCGCGGGCGTGCCCAAGGCGATCCGCTGGCAGCGCGAGATCGGGCTGCTGAAAAACGGTTAG
- the lpxK gene encoding Tetraacyldisaccharide 4'-kinase: MLKTLLLPLSFAYRGAIAARNAWYNSFRAASHDAGVPVVSVGNLTTGGTGKTPLTIEIVRRLVALGRRPGILTRGYAAAPGQIADEVQEYHEALPDVAVVVDANRVRGAATARRRYNVDCLVLDDGFQHRRLRRDLDVVLIDALDPWGGGALLPAGRLREPPQALRRASLIVLTRVNLSEPQSAGRIAERVRRLAPAAAIIESNLVADRLMSIDAAPRPPDALAGRPVMAVCGVGNPQSFMSLLGRHVAQLNAIRTFRDHHAYTAVDCAQIAAQARQCGAEWIVTTRKDWVKLMPLWRSLPDPSLPLLRLDVRMEIPVGRLLDDALRRIASPAAPAAPSAMDPA, encoded by the coding sequence ATGCTGAAGACCCTCCTGCTGCCGCTCTCTTTCGCCTATCGCGGCGCCATCGCCGCGCGAAACGCCTGGTACAACTCCTTCCGCGCCGCCTCACATGACGCCGGCGTCCCCGTCGTCAGCGTCGGCAACCTCACTACCGGCGGCACCGGAAAAACGCCCCTGACGATCGAAATCGTCCGGCGGCTTGTCGCGCTCGGCCGCCGACCGGGAATCCTGACGCGCGGCTACGCGGCGGCGCCTGGACAGATCGCCGACGAAGTCCAGGAGTATCACGAGGCATTGCCGGACGTGGCCGTTGTCGTCGACGCCAACCGCGTTCGCGGCGCCGCCACGGCTCGCCGCCGTTACAACGTGGACTGCCTCGTCCTCGACGACGGCTTTCAGCACCGGCGGCTGCGGCGCGACCTCGACGTCGTGCTGATTGACGCGCTCGATCCCTGGGGCGGCGGGGCGCTGCTGCCCGCGGGCCGGCTGCGCGAGCCGCCGCAGGCGCTGCGCCGCGCGTCGCTGATCGTTCTGACGAGAGTCAATCTCAGCGAGCCGCAGTCCGCCGGCCGGATCGCCGAGCGCGTGCGCCGACTGGCGCCCGCCGCCGCAATCATCGAGTCAAACCTCGTCGCTGACCGGTTGATGTCGATCGATGCTGCGCCACGCCCGCCCGACGCACTCGCCGGACGGCCCGTCATGGCCGTTTGCGGCGTCGGCAATCCGCAATCGTTCATGTCGCTGCTCGGTCGGCACGTAGCGCAGCTCAACGCGATCCGGACGTTTCGCGATCATCACGCGTACACCGCCGTTGATTGTGCGCAGATCGCCGCGCAGGCCCGTCAGTGCGGCGCCGAGTGGATCGTCACGACTCGGAAAGACTGGGTGAAGCTGATGCCGCTTTGGCGATCCCTGCCTGACCCGTCGCTGCCGCTGCTACGGTTGGACGTGCGAATGGAGATACCGGTCGGCCGTCTGCTCGACGACGCCTTGCGGCGCATCGCGTCGCCCGCCGCGCCGGCCGCGCCATCGGCCATGGACCCGGCATGA